The window TCTTCTTTTTAAgacattattttatcaaaaaCATAAGTCCTTGATTTTGTAGACCGTTGGCCTCTTTTTTGACTTAATCCCGTGATTTCTGCCATAATGATTGGTTAATTGCGAGAATCACGGATCCTTGTCGGGTGAGTTGGCGAAGCTTTTCTCCGAGGCCGTTAGAAGCAGGATCGGTGGTGCTTTCGGTAAACTCGAGGGCAAATATGATGGTCTGGTTGAGGTGGTTAGTTATGTTTGCTAAACTTTAGattcatttaattattaaaatgtaaaaatggGTATATAAAAAGATAATTTTCGTGTTTGTATATAGTTGTTACATGAGAGGGAGTGCAAAATAGGTAAAAGCGATCATCGATTGAGCAAAAACATGAGAAATATATATTTGGTTCCATCTTTCTTATGAAAGAAAAAGACAGTTGTTCATTCCTGAAGGAAAATGCCTGCTTCGTTCCGCCGACCGTCCTTCTtgtcttaaactaaaactaaggTTGTTGAACATGTCGTCAGCTTCAAAGTTGGATTAACTAAGCTCTCTATGATAGTTGATAGTGGTGAAAAACTATACCTCTTATATTGAAAAGGGCTTTGTATAATCTTTCTATATTTGAAAAAATCTGTGATTTTGGTGACTTAGTTATTAGGATCGTTTTGGCTTTACTAGTTTGTATAGATAGTAGCATAGAAACTAACAATGTATATAATGTAGAAATGGTTTTATGGTGAAGGACAATATATAGATTACAATGTACTGAATAATAATAAGTTGGAAATAGTTTTACTCAAAATAATCTTTGAATCTGTGAATGACTTTACTATTCTTCACTCATTTCACAATTTTTTACACATGAAAATAGCTAGTAGCATCCCTATTTCTCAAATTCTCTTTagtcatgaattaaataaactaacAAATATCAAATCTTAAACATTTTAGGTTCCTCCCTTcaactttgaattaattttccAATGATGGTTTTTATATGAATAATATAGGAATTTTTATGTATGATTTCCTAGTTGTTATTTAGATGTCGCTAATGCGTGTATATTTTCTCCACATTTTATTCTGCCGAAGATAATTAATAGATTCAATCATAAGTTATAGGTATAAAAAATTGAGTAGTTTTAGTTTAATACAATAACCCAATCATTGTATTAGTTATGCAGAATAAGGATAAATTAGTAATAAGGGGTTAGTCTCATAAATTTGTTGATCCAGCAATAAACAACTTACTACTTGGAACACCATCGAAGTTACTAGTATTACTTACATGTCATACTAATGCACTAACACAATGAACTGTTCGGAAAAGTATTCAATACTGATTTGGTTGAATCAAAACATTCTTGAGCTACGCCTGACTTGCCAACCATGGCCCAAACTGAATCAGTTGGCAAGGCCCATATAACGTTAACGTGATGAGTTTTACCCTCGAAACAGAGTAATTAGATGGTTTATAATTTGGTCTCTGGCTATTTGTTTAGTTTTGTAATTCACCTAATGTTTAGTTGTATTATATTTTCAGTGAAAAATACGAAAAAGAAGACTATGATAGTTAAATTAGGAAAAAGATCTACCATTCCTTTATATTGGAATTCAATAGAACAACTGAAAGTCGAACAAATTCAGCAATAGTACAACACTTTAACTGATCTGGCTACTACAAGCAACATGTCTTCCCCTCACTTGGTCAATCAATAATCAGTCAGTATCCTTGCTTTAGTGGCTCATTAATTAATCAATTTCATCCTGTATTAAGGGGGAAAAACAAAAACTTAGGGCTTCCTAAACTCATCATAGAACAGTTTAAGGCTACATGTAAGATGCATTTTCTTTAATAATATGCCATCTCAACCTCAGAACAACAAATTCAACTGGACACTGAGAAAGCTTAACATAAAAGGGATATCAAGTGCCTTAATTCAAAACCTCCTCACAGTGACAATATTGCACCCCCATAATTTCAATAATAGTTGGATTTAAAGaggaaaaaatgcaaaaaatccaGGGGGTGGGGAAAATATTCTTAAAGAACTCCCAAGTGTAAAGCTGACTTAACTAGTCACTTCTACTCACAAAAGCTAAACCAACCACCAAGAATAATCCAATCTTGTACAAACCCTTCTTTGATGTATCCTAAGCTGTCTTGGGCCTAAGGGTCTTTTTCTTTGGTTGCCTCCGGTTAATCGAGTTcttcatccccacaaaaaacaGCAATGCACCAAGAAGTGACACGCTCTGCAAAGGCACAGAATCGATTAATTCATGTTATATGCATTTCACTCGTCAAAGTAAATAAAAATTAAGTTGACCAACCTGCAGGAACTCTTGTAGAAGAGTAAAATATTGTGGTTCTCCAAAGTTAAGGTGGCAGATATCGTGCAGAAGTGGAGTGGCCAACATCAAGTAAAACATCTGCAGTATTAAAGATAGATGATTGAACGTTTAACATAATTTAAGCACAAATCTAAATGAAGGGTCAATTCCAGAAGAGTGAAATTCCTAACCAGGAGAACAGCACCAGTGAAGCTGCCAAATACAAATAGCAATCCACCCAATCCCTTTAGGGCCATGAATAAGGCTACCACATGCCTAACCTGAAAAAAGTGATTCACAAATGTCATACCAGTATCTGTCTTTAAGATGGAAGAAACAAAATTCAACTTATCTAGTCAAATAGGAAGCATAACAAATAGTATAAGCCATTACATCAATTTTTGGTGTCACTGCCCCCAACTTGGATTCAAGAAAATCCTGCAGACCAGCCACTTTGGGAGCCAATTCCTTTGCAGCAGGCCCACCATCTTCCCCAAATTCATGGAACCTGCAAAATCGCATACCACAATGATGAAATGCATTGATGCTCGGAAGAAGGAAATCAGCTATCATTTCACCCACATTAGTTTAGTAGATGGCAAAATCTTTGCATCATCAAGGAAGAAGACGAAAAATTTTGAAGGGGCAAAAAGCTATGAAAACTAAAATTGTGAGATTGTTGCTTTATTCTAAGAGTGGGACCATAAGAAGAAAGAAGCAAACTAAGATGGAGTTCATGGAGTAACCATTGGTGAAACACTTCTACAATAGTCAAAAATACTTCCACCTCTTGATGGGATGGGGCTAGGAAGCATTAAATCTCAAAAGAAAATCACTAGCACCATTTTTTCTATGCAGCGCAATTACATTTGACTACTGCCTTGGTAATTCACAAAATTTTAACCATAAACTAATCACAGACAGCAAAGTATTTGTAGTTCTTGGATCATTAAACTTACAACACTAGCATTACTCAAGAAAATACAGTAATCTAATGAACCTGCGGAATAACATGTAATGTACATCTTGAGAGAAAAGACAAGAGTTGTTTTGCATATTTTAAAGTTGAATCTAACGATGGAATGCTCTTGCTTATTATGACTAGAGGAAGGAGGAGAGTTCTACAACAAAAGGGCGAGTTATCCCGTGGAGGAAAAAAATAACCAACCAccaccaacaaaaacataaactaGCAAATATAGCATTAGCTATCTTAATATCTTTTTTAGAGCAGAAAGGAAAGTTCACATTgaactgaaaggaaaaatttcagCCGGAACTGAACTATTTCCCTACAATAGAAGCAAACAGAGATCCCACAACGGAAGGCATATCTACAGAACATCAAAGCAAAAGATTAACTTCATTCACCAACACAGCTCACGTAAATTTTCTTTCACCACCAAGCAACACCTTAGCTACCTTGAGAGAAGGAAGATAAAGCCCAAAGTATCGCGTCCAATATCAATATCTAACAATGCAAACCAAGAAAAACGACGGAGCTGAAATATTTCTTTATGCCATGAAGTGTTCATCCTTAACCTACTGTTGACGGACTACATGTTATCTTTTATAACCGAACACTTCTGGCTATCTCAGACTAGTCACTGGCTATACCATCCTATAGATATCTTCCAAAGAACTCAAAGTTAAAATTTAGCTCAGTTTGAGCCAGGTAACCGTATCTGATGGCAGCTCGCTAATCTATGATAAACAAAAAATTGAATCGTCTGTCTAACTCAAGCACAGAAAATACAGCAACACCAAAAAGATCAATCTTCTTCCTCTTGACAGTAATTGCATACACAAAGGATAAAATGCCTCGAAAGGAGTGATTTTCAATGACCAATTCGCACAAATGGGTTTTCATGCACCAACTACATAAATAACGAACTGAAAGAAATAATTTTCAGTAACCAATTAGTACAAATCGGGTATACATGCGCACTACATAAAAGACCACCCTCAAAGAAATGAAACCATTATCCGACCTTCTTTGGCAGTTTCTCCCCATTTAAGCAAagaattaaaattacaaaataacCGCTCACCACAGTCCAAAATACTGTTCTATCAAGAAGACATGGGAGAAAAATCGAAGGTAAGATAGTAATAGTACTGTTAGGAAAACATGCCCCTATCCATCTGATTAGATTTAACTTAAGGACACATTGGTCAGAAGCAAATTTCAGCAACTTGTGCTCCAAGGGAAACTAAAACAGTAACTTAGACCTAAGCCATGAAACATTACCAACATAAACTGCATCACGACTGAAAACTACTCCAATGCTTTCCCACAAACAGGAGAAGTAAGAGATCAAACAGAAACTTCAGTAAACAGTTATAAACACAAAGAAGAAACTAGAAAGAACATAATGAGCACCCCACCATTTTAATTTTCAATACCACATTTTCCACCCAGCTAGGAGAAAAGGGAACTAATATACAATTAATTGCATCTAACCATACATATTACAGTAATAACAATTTCAAACTTTTAGGACAGTTTTAAGCTTATAGCCCTTTAGCTTGAACAGATCACCAAACCCTTTAATTTCCAGCTTCAACCATATACTCACTACACACATGTATTTCAAAACCCACATAGCATAGCACCATATTAAACATATTTGACTGTGTATGTGCGTACATATGCTGGATCTATCAACACCCACATACTTTTTCTTAACTGTACCATCAATATTGACAAAAAATGCAGCAAATACGACTAGATATAAAGAACAGATCTGAAAAATAAAGAGAGGGAGGAAGAAAGAATACATTTGCCAAGCAGAAAGGATGAAAACAGAAGCAAAGAGAACCCTTCCAAGAAATGAAAAGAACCCCATTTTGCTATTACTCTCTCCAAGCTGCTGGGGGGCAAGACCGCTAGGAGAGAAGAAGGAAATTGAATGAGGAGGCAGAGCGTAGGTGGCCTTTGATTTATCGACTTAAAGTTTGAATTTATTAAAGTAAGTATTGATGATGGGCGAGGTGAAGGGTTGaagtttttttccttttgtttctttttgttttgctAGTGAATTCCAATTTTTTTCAAACGTCCAGATTTTTCACACCAAAATAGGAAATGTTTAATCTTACAACAATCCGACAAACATATTATATGTATTTTAATTAttggattatgcagaatatatatatatatatatatatatatatatatatatatatatatatatatatttattctgcataatccctcttgggatatatcctttgtcttaacttatctctcacattttgttttcaaattgttatagattttaaccattttttggcagattttgaaaacaaaattttcaaatcccaaaaatagctctagagtagtttttgaattttttttaaagttttctaCTCACAAAACTAAATATTTATTCAAGTAAAATGCATGTTCAAATacaatttcaattttcaaaagttatttttcaTCTCATCTTCAAAAACTCATTgtttttttcaagttttaatcaaatctatgtccaaatgTTAGATTGGTATGGGTTGATGTAATGCAAAGTGGAAGAGACTTTTTCTCGAATAATTGTCTACAGGGGTGTACAAACACAACCCAAAAACCGCACCAAACCTAAAAGTCAAACTAAACCGATTAAAAAACTCG is drawn from Nicotiana tabacum cultivar K326 chromosome 22, ASM71507v2, whole genome shotgun sequence and contains these coding sequences:
- the LOC107773755 gene encoding uncharacterized protein LOC107773755, whose amino-acid sequence is MGFFSFLGRVLFASVFILSAWQMFHEFGEDGGPAAKELAPKVAGLQDFLESKLGAVTPKIDVRHVVALFMALKGLGGLLFVFGSFTGAVLLMFYLMLATPLLHDICHLNFGEPQYFTLLQEFLQSVSLLGALLFFVGMKNSINRRQPKKKTLRPKTA